One window of the Thermodesulfomicrobium sp. WS genome contains the following:
- a CDS encoding transcriptional regulator: MIKFIVFIAAGFILYKLVVGDRRKKEQLRKETQRTMEKEGVLVKDPICGTYVSKDSDIRVKNGDQTFCFCSYECREAYLEKIQKKVDPENT, translated from the coding sequence ATGATCAAGTTTATCGTTTTCATTGCCGCTGGGTTTATTTTGTACAAGCTCGTCGTGGGCGATCGTCGCAAAAAGGAACAATTGCGCAAGGAAACCCAGCGGACCATGGAAAAGGAAGGTGTCCTCGTCAAAGATCCCATTTGTGGAACTTATGTGTCCAAGGATTCCGACATTCGGGTCAAAAACGGCGATCAGACCTTCTGTTTTTGTAGCTACGAGTGCCGGGAAGCCTATCTGGAAAAAATTCAGAAAAAAGTCGATCCGGAAAATACATAA
- a CDS encoding amino acid ABC transporter permease — protein sequence MNQQSHPQPVKIDIGDGAAIPSKKDHGLFTAWWVSFIGAIAVLTYLCVFYPSPYFHILSFLPDGIVVTFQVTFLSILLSLVLGLVTGLGRLSRNRFFNLIASTYVEVIRGIPLLVQLFYIYYALGRIESFSSLPPLTAAVLAMGICYGAYMGEVFRAGIDSIDKGQTEAARSLGFNRAQTMALVILPQAWRTILPPVGNEFIALLKDSSLVSILAVSDILRRGREFASESFLYFEAYTVVALVYLIITLILSKAVSRMESKLDYYERS from the coding sequence ATGAATCAACAAAGCCACCCACAACCAGTCAAAATTGATATTGGCGATGGCGCTGCAATTCCATCCAAAAAGGACCATGGCCTCTTTACCGCCTGGTGGGTTTCTTTCATTGGCGCCATCGCTGTATTGACCTACCTTTGCGTTTTTTATCCATCACCCTATTTCCATATTCTTTCTTTTTTGCCGGATGGAATCGTCGTTACCTTTCAGGTGACATTTTTGTCTATTCTGCTTTCCTTGGTGCTTGGATTGGTGACCGGGCTTGGGCGGCTTTCCCGTAATCGGTTTTTCAATCTCATAGCCTCCACCTACGTGGAGGTGATCCGCGGGATCCCCCTCCTTGTCCAGCTTTTTTACATTTACTATGCCCTAGGCCGCATCGAGTCCTTCAGCTCCTTGCCGCCGCTGACTGCCGCCGTGCTTGCCATGGGGATCTGCTATGGCGCGTACATGGGCGAAGTGTTTCGGGCGGGCATCGATTCTATTGACAAAGGGCAAACCGAGGCAGCCCGGTCATTGGGGTTCAATCGGGCGCAAACCATGGCCTTGGTCATCTTGCCGCAGGCCTGGCGCACGATTTTGCCGCCAGTGGGCAATGAATTTATCGCCCTGCTCAAAGATAGCTCTCTGGTATCCATCCTCGCGGTGTCGGACATCCTGCGCCGGGGACGAGAATTTGCCAGTGAGTCCTTCCTCTATTTCGAGGCATATACCGTTGTCGCGCTTGTCTATCTCATCATCACCTTGATTCTCTCCAAGGCGGTGAGCCGCATGGAAAGCAAACTCGATTATTATGAACGCTCCTGA
- the xerD gene encoding site-specific tyrosine recombinase XerD yields the protein MHALLDAYLTHLTVIRGLSENTVTAYAADVSAFLDALSGTDTVLLEHIDAEIVLAYLASRKAQGVTPRTLARQLSALRGFFAFVEETHGGPNPARLVDSPRIPRKLPAVLSQEDVAALLAAPDPTTALGARDRALLEILYAAGLRVSEAISINVKDVDVQAGVIRVIGKGDAERLAPLHEVAAHSLERYLKVFRPRLRPQVPKIFVNRFGRSLSRQGVWKLIKGYAQAAGISITISPHTLRHSFATHLLEGGADLRTVQILLGHADITATTIYTHVHTSRLRALHHLHHPRNDP from the coding sequence ATGCATGCCCTGCTCGATGCCTACCTCACCCATTTGACGGTCATTCGGGGACTGTCCGAAAACACGGTCACTGCCTACGCTGCGGACGTATCCGCCTTTTTGGACGCGCTGTCTGGGACTGATACAGTCCTGCTCGAACACATCGATGCCGAAATCGTCCTGGCATACCTCGCCAGCCGCAAGGCCCAAGGGGTAACCCCACGCACGCTCGCCCGCCAGCTCTCCGCCTTGCGAGGCTTTTTCGCCTTTGTGGAAGAAACCCATGGCGGTCCCAATCCCGCGCGTCTGGTGGACAGCCCCCGCATCCCCCGAAAACTCCCCGCCGTCCTTTCGCAAGAGGACGTGGCCGCCCTGCTCGCCGCGCCGGATCCCACCACCGCCTTGGGGGCTCGGGACCGCGCTTTACTGGAGATCCTGTACGCAGCGGGGCTGCGGGTCTCCGAGGCCATCTCCATCAACGTGAAGGACGTGGATGTTCAAGCCGGCGTCATCCGGGTCATCGGCAAGGGCGATGCCGAACGCCTCGCCCCGCTGCACGAGGTCGCCGCGCACAGCCTCGAGCGATACTTGAAGGTTTTTCGCCCCCGTCTCCGCCCCCAAGTCCCAAAAATCTTTGTCAACCGCTTTGGACGCTCCCTTTCCCGGCAAGGAGTCTGGAAGCTCATCAAAGGCTATGCCCAGGCCGCCGGGATCTCCATCACCATTTCTCCACACACCCTGCGCCACTCCTTTGCCACCCACCTCCTGGAAGGCGGAGCGGACCTGCGCACCGTGCAGATCCTTCTCGGACACGCCGATATCACCGCCACCACCATCTACACCCATGTGCATACGAGCCGTTTGCGCGCCCTCCATCACCTGCATCACCCCCGAAACGACCCATGA
- a CDS encoding amino acid ABC transporter ATP-binding protein, whose product MNAPEPIIQIQNVFKYFGSLQALSNVSLDIATGEKVVIIGPSGSGKSTLLRTINRLETIDAGQIIVDGKNVHSGEHDINRIRQELGMVFQNFNLFPHKTVLGNIIMAPMKLKKMPELEAKNLAMALLDKVGIRDKADVYPAMLSGGQKQRVAIARALAMQPKIMLFDEPTSALDPEMIGEVLDVMTQLAREGMTMVVVTHEMGFAREVADRMVFMDQGQILEVAPPEQLFTAPKHPRTQKFLSQIL is encoded by the coding sequence ATGAACGCTCCTGAACCGATCATCCAGATTCAAAACGTCTTCAAATATTTTGGCAGCTTGCAGGCATTGTCCAATGTCAGCCTCGATATCGCCACCGGGGAAAAAGTCGTCATCATCGGCCCCAGTGGATCGGGGAAATCGACATTGCTGCGGACCATCAATCGCCTCGAAACCATCGATGCGGGCCAGATCATCGTGGATGGCAAAAATGTGCACTCCGGGGAACACGATATCAATCGCATCCGCCAGGAGCTCGGCATGGTCTTCCAGAACTTCAACCTCTTCCCCCACAAGACGGTTCTGGGAAACATCATCATGGCCCCCATGAAGCTCAAAAAGATGCCGGAGCTCGAAGCCAAAAACCTTGCCATGGCCTTGCTCGACAAAGTGGGTATCCGTGACAAGGCGGACGTCTATCCCGCCATGCTCTCCGGTGGACAGAAACAGCGGGTGGCCATTGCCCGGGCCCTTGCCATGCAGCCCAAAATCATGCTGTTTGACGAGCCCACTTCGGCCCTGGATCCAGAGATGATCGGTGAGGTGCTCGACGTCATGACCCAGCTCGCCCGGGAAGGCATGACCATGGTGGTGGTCACCCACGAGATGGGCTTTGCCCGCGAAGTGGCGGACCGCATGGTGTTCATGGATCAGGGACAGATCCTGGAAGTCGCCCCGCCCGAGCAGCTCTTTACCGCCCCCAAGCATCCCCGCACGCAAAAGTTTTTGAGCCAAATCCTATGA
- a CDS encoding CBS domain-containing protein: MSEPVTTIITCHANADFDALAAMIAASKLYPHAALIFPGSQESALRNYFLQSVMYLFQFQNIKDVEQQHINTIVVVDTAQKSRIPHVEHLLEKATVHIYDHHLGETNDIHAEKSIILPWGATTSILVHELRDRGITVSPDEATILGLGIYEDTGHFTFSSTTEHDFQAAAWLRACGMDLDIIHDILRRDLSAEQLTLLSRLLDSAVTHTINGLEIVVAEAESETYMADFALLAHKLMEMENIRVLFALCRMADRVQLVARSKIAEVDAGLICRSFGGGGHPYAASASIKDRTLAQIKDELFALLYSAIHRSRLVRHFMSAPAVGIDAKQPLKEAANIMTRYGFKALPVMEGQTPVGVIEHAVADKAVAHGLGEERVREYMQEEIRTVAEDEDLYAVMEIILGQRQRLVPVMRAETMVGVVTRTDLIHLLVQEPARIPESLLPGRRTERSIAHLLRERLSPATVALLETAGRVGQELAMPVYAVGGFVRDILLGNPNDDIDLVVEGEGITFAHALGKQLGGRVRPHPKFHTAVIILPGGEKIDVATARLEYYEYPAALPVVELSSLKMDLFRRDFSINTLAVHLDPEHFGLLVDFFGGQQDLKDRVIRVLHSLSFVEDPTRILRAVRFEQRFRFSINVQTERLIKNALRHNLFQRLSGGRILHELVLLLSDAAPVDSLLRLRSLGVLQQIHPAIHFPTTKEPFLREIERVLTWYGLLYRSERPKAWIVYFLALCSGMEAADFSRLAQRFGVSQKQHSMLSGLRYQVRGALMGLEQGLRRGLSRSRLAEILEPLPLEGLLYAMARSANHDVKRNISLYITTLRDMKLLVSGADIAALGIPPGPVYGRILRAVRRGLLNGSWSSREEQLQAVARLARVWGQPRPKARSLDRSAGIL; this comes from the coding sequence ATGAGCGAGCCGGTCACTACCATCATCACCTGTCATGCCAACGCGGATTTCGACGCCTTGGCGGCCATGATCGCAGCCTCCAAACTCTATCCACATGCGGCGCTCATCTTCCCAGGGAGTCAAGAAAGTGCGCTTCGCAACTATTTTTTGCAAAGCGTCATGTATCTTTTTCAATTCCAAAACATCAAAGATGTCGAACAGCAACATATCAATACAATTGTCGTCGTCGATACGGCGCAAAAAAGTCGTATCCCCCATGTGGAGCACCTTCTCGAAAAGGCTACAGTGCATATCTATGATCATCATCTCGGAGAAACGAACGATATCCATGCAGAAAAATCCATCATTCTTCCATGGGGAGCGACCACGAGTATTTTAGTGCATGAACTCCGGGATCGCGGCATCACGGTGAGCCCCGACGAAGCAACCATTCTTGGCCTGGGCATTTACGAAGATACCGGACACTTCACCTTTTCTTCCACCACCGAGCACGATTTTCAGGCTGCCGCCTGGCTTCGGGCGTGTGGCATGGATCTGGATATCATTCACGATATCCTGCGCCGCGACCTTTCTGCGGAGCAGCTGACACTGCTCTCGCGTCTGCTGGACTCCGCGGTCACCCACACCATCAACGGTCTCGAAATTGTGGTGGCGGAGGCCGAGTCTGAGACCTACATGGCGGACTTTGCCCTTTTGGCGCACAAGCTCATGGAGATGGAAAACATCCGCGTGCTGTTTGCCCTCTGCCGCATGGCGGACCGCGTGCAGCTCGTGGCCCGAAGCAAGATCGCCGAGGTGGATGCAGGACTCATTTGCCGCTCCTTTGGCGGCGGCGGCCACCCCTATGCGGCATCGGCCTCCATCAAGGACCGCACACTGGCACAAATCAAAGACGAACTCTTTGCCCTGCTCTACTCTGCCATCCACCGCAGCCGCCTGGTGCGGCATTTCATGTCCGCCCCAGCCGTGGGCATCGATGCCAAGCAGCCCCTGAAAGAGGCCGCGAACATCATGACCCGCTACGGGTTCAAGGCCTTGCCGGTGATGGAGGGGCAAACGCCGGTGGGCGTCATCGAGCATGCCGTGGCGGACAAGGCCGTGGCCCATGGTTTGGGGGAGGAACGGGTGCGGGAGTATATGCAGGAAGAGATCCGCACGGTCGCTGAAGACGAGGACCTCTACGCGGTGATGGAGATCATCCTCGGCCAGCGCCAGCGGTTGGTGCCGGTAATGCGTGCCGAGACCATGGTGGGGGTCGTCACCCGCACGGACCTCATCCACCTCTTGGTGCAGGAGCCTGCCCGCATCCCGGAATCCCTGCTCCCTGGACGACGCACCGAGCGCTCCATTGCCCACCTGCTGCGCGAACGGCTCTCCCCTGCCACCGTGGCCTTGCTGGAGACCGCCGGCCGCGTGGGCCAAGAGTTGGCGATGCCGGTGTACGCCGTGGGAGGATTTGTCCGCGACATCCTCCTTGGCAATCCCAACGACGACATCGACCTGGTGGTGGAAGGTGAAGGCATCACCTTTGCACACGCCTTGGGCAAGCAATTGGGAGGACGCGTACGTCCCCATCCCAAATTCCATACTGCGGTGATCATCCTGCCCGGGGGAGAGAAGATCGACGTCGCCACTGCCCGGTTGGAGTACTACGAGTACCCTGCGGCCTTGCCGGTGGTGGAGCTTTCCTCCCTGAAGATGGACCTCTTTCGCCGGGATTTTTCCATCAACACCCTGGCGGTCCATCTGGATCCCGAACATTTCGGCTTGTTGGTGGATTTTTTCGGCGGCCAGCAAGACCTCAAAGATCGGGTCATCCGCGTGCTCCATTCCCTTTCGTTCGTGGAAGACCCTACCCGTATCCTTCGTGCCGTGCGTTTTGAACAACGTTTTCGTTTTTCCATCAATGTCCAAACCGAGCGGCTGATCAAAAACGCCCTGCGCCATAATCTTTTTCAGCGTCTGTCTGGTGGACGCATCCTGCATGAACTGGTGCTGCTTTTGAGTGACGCAGCTCCTGTGGATTCACTCCTACGACTCCGTTCTTTAGGGGTGCTGCAGCAGATCCATCCAGCGATCCATTTTCCCACAACCAAAGAACCATTCTTGCGGGAAATCGAACGCGTGCTCACCTGGTACGGCCTTTTGTACCGTTCCGAACGCCCCAAGGCATGGATTGTCTACTTCCTTGCCTTGTGTTCAGGCATGGAAGCCGCCGACTTTTCTCGGCTGGCGCAGCGCTTTGGCGTGTCGCAAAAGCAGCATTCCATGCTTTCCGGGCTGCGCTATCAGGTGCGTGGCGCCCTCATGGGTCTGGAGCAGGGGCTGCGTCGAGGACTTTCTCGGTCACGTCTCGCCGAAATCTTGGAGCCGCTCCCCCTCGAAGGACTGCTCTATGCCATGGCCCGAAGCGCCAATCATGACGTCAAGCGCAATATTTCCCTCTACATCACAACACTTCGGGATATGAAGCTGCTCGTCTCCGGAGCGGACATCGCCGCCTTGGGGATCCCTCCAGGCCCGGTGTACGGTCGAATTCTGCGGGCAGTGCGCCGGGGGCTCCTCAATGGCTCCTGGAGCAGCCGGGAAGAGCAACTGCAAGCCGTGGCCCGGCTTGCCCGGGTGTGGGGACAACCACGCCCAAAAGCGCGCTCCCTTGACCGAAGTGCCGGCATTCTTTAG
- a CDS encoding basic amino acid ABC transporter substrate-binding protein — protein sequence MLRRALVALMLLACLGSPALAKEIVFAVDATYPPMEMLDANKQIVGFGPDIVRAIGKAAGFTPVLKNTAWDGIFAGLAAGKYDAVASSVSITEERKQAMDFSEPYFEVQQGVITAKGAKIASIQDLKGKTIASQMGTTGYFVAKTIDGAQAKSYDEIGLAVEDLYNGRLDAVIADSPVASDYALQHPQYSQKLTLAFTIASDKPEYLGIAVKKGNAEVLQLINDGLKKIKANGEYDAIYAKWFKKNN from the coding sequence ATGCTGCGACGCGCCCTTGTTGCCCTGATGCTTCTTGCCTGCCTCGGCTCCCCTGCCTTGGCCAAAGAAATCGTCTTTGCCGTGGACGCCACCTATCCGCCCATGGAGATGCTCGATGCCAACAAACAGATCGTCGGTTTTGGTCCGGACATCGTGCGCGCCATTGGAAAGGCGGCAGGATTTACGCCGGTACTCAAAAATACGGCCTGGGACGGCATCTTTGCGGGACTGGCTGCCGGCAAGTACGACGCCGTGGCATCCTCCGTGTCCATTACGGAAGAGCGCAAACAGGCCATGGACTTCAGCGAGCCCTATTTTGAGGTGCAGCAGGGCGTGATTACGGCCAAAGGCGCCAAGATCGCTTCCATCCAAGACCTCAAGGGCAAAACCATCGCCTCCCAGATGGGGACCACAGGATATTTCGTGGCCAAGACCATCGACGGGGCCCAGGCCAAATCCTATGACGAGATCGGTCTGGCAGTGGAAGACCTGTACAATGGACGGCTGGATGCCGTCATTGCCGACAGCCCGGTGGCTTCAGACTACGCCCTCCAGCATCCCCAGTATTCCCAAAAATTGACCCTTGCCTTCACCATCGCTTCCGACAAGCCGGAATATCTGGGCATTGCGGTCAAGAAGGGGAACGCCGAAGTCCTCCAGCTCATCAACGACGGCCTCAAAAAGATCAAAGCAAATGGGGAATATGACGCCATTTACGCCAAATGGTTCAAAAAGAACAACTAA
- the folK gene encoding 2-amino-4-hydroxy-6-hydroxymethyldihydropteridine diphosphokinase encodes MTTTPCHAFLGLGSNKGESERLLAVARDRIARIPQTTLVAASSVYRTQPQLYADQPWFWNQVVRVQTALSPGELLAATQTIEAELGRNRRQEERFGPRTMDIDILMFGDLQVQDEVLTIPHPRLVERAFMLVPLLELEPQAILPDGTVLREALDHLSYTWSNDQIWQAN; translated from the coding sequence ATGACAACGACACCATGCCATGCCTTTTTGGGTTTGGGTTCCAACAAGGGCGAAAGCGAGCGGCTTCTTGCTGTGGCCCGAGACCGCATTGCCCGCATTCCGCAGACCACTCTCGTGGCGGCGTCCTCCGTATACCGGACCCAACCGCAACTGTACGCCGACCAGCCATGGTTTTGGAATCAAGTGGTGCGGGTGCAGACAGCGCTCTCCCCCGGGGAACTCCTGGCGGCCACCCAAACCATCGAAGCGGAATTGGGACGCAATCGCCGCCAGGAGGAGCGTTTTGGTCCGCGCACCATGGATATCGACATCCTCATGTTTGGAGACCTTCAAGTGCAGGACGAGGTTCTCACCATACCGCATCCGCGGCTTGTGGAGCGCGCTTTCATGCTCGTGCCGCTTTTGGAGCTGGAACCTCAAGCGATCTTGCCCGACGGTACCGTGTTGCGCGAGGCGCTCGATCATCTTTCGTATACCTGGAGTAATGACCAGATTTGGCAAGCAAACTAA
- a CDS encoding LapA family protein — MRYLKVLGLVLLFFLSMLFVVQNHDALMQELSLSLSAFGVHIQMPGTPYYITILTAFLVGAVLCTLYFFLERVRLAGQVRALKKQVAELEAQVAAHRPLSTSAEESSIAPDAESAA, encoded by the coding sequence ATGCGGTATCTCAAAGTCCTTGGTCTGGTGCTCCTCTTTTTTCTCTCCATGCTCTTCGTGGTCCAAAATCATGACGCCCTGATGCAGGAGCTCTCTTTGAGTTTGTCTGCATTCGGTGTTCATATCCAGATGCCTGGAACGCCGTATTACATCACTATTCTCACCGCATTCCTGGTGGGCGCGGTTTTGTGCACGCTCTATTTCTTCTTGGAGCGGGTGCGTCTTGCCGGGCAGGTTCGCGCCCTGAAAAAGCAGGTGGCCGAGTTGGAAGCCCAAGTGGCGGCCCATCGCCCACTCTCCACTTCTGCAGAAGAATCGTCCATCGCTCCCGATGCCGAGTCCGCAGCCTAA
- a CDS encoding HIT domain-containing protein has protein sequence MIRKTLYAPWRIEYILGPKPNTCVFCLPETTEEDEDRFVLCRAQHCFVIMNIYPYSSGHVMVTPYRHVHHITELSTSELHELMDYVQISAKVLETAFHPHGINIGVNIGEAAGAGIREHLHVHLVPRWNGDHSFMAIMSEVSVIPEHLRSTYAKLRPLFLNLQSPR, from the coding sequence ATGATTCGCAAAACCCTCTACGCCCCGTGGCGCATCGAATACATCCTCGGCCCTAAGCCCAACACCTGTGTCTTTTGTCTTCCGGAAACCACCGAAGAAGACGAAGATCGCTTTGTCTTGTGCCGTGCGCAACATTGTTTTGTAATCATGAATATCTATCCGTATAGCAGTGGACATGTCATGGTCACCCCATATCGGCACGTTCACCATATCACAGAACTCTCTACATCTGAACTTCATGAACTCATGGATTATGTTCAAATTTCCGCAAAGGTGTTGGAGACTGCGTTCCATCCCCATGGCATCAATATTGGAGTAAATATTGGTGAAGCCGCCGGTGCAGGAATCCGTGAGCATCTCCACGTGCATCTCGTTCCGCGCTGGAATGGAGATCACTCTTTTATGGCGATCATGAGTGAAGTTTCGGTTATCCCGGAGCATTTGCGCTCCACGTATGCAAAGCTTCGTCCTCTTTTTCTCAACCTTCAATCTCCGAGGTGA